In uncultured Campylobacter sp., a genomic segment contains:
- the leuB gene encoding 3-isopropylmalate dehydrogenase, giving the protein MKKYDVCVIKGDGIGPEIIEEAIKVLDAVSHKFNFELNFDYRLMGGAAIDIMGVPLPDETLNAAKSSDAVLFGAIGGAKWDGLPRELRPESGLLKIRKELGAFANLRPAMIFDELINASTLKPEIIKGVDIMVVRELTGGIYFGQPRAKNEKDALNTMCYNAAEIERVAKVAFEAALLRNKKITLVDKANVLETSQLWREVVSELAKDYAGINLEFMYVDNAAMQLVRAPAQFDVILTENLFGDILSDEASMICGSIGLLPSASIGGKVGIYEPIHGSAPDIAGQGIANPIATILSAAMMLKYAFGENEAAAAIESAVRAVLRDGYRTKDIAQYDAKEICSTAEIGSIIADYAAKA; this is encoded by the coding sequence ATGAAAAAATACGACGTATGCGTGATAAAAGGCGATGGAATCGGCCCTGAGATCATCGAAGAAGCGATCAAGGTCCTGGATGCCGTAAGCCATAAATTTAATTTTGAGCTAAATTTTGACTATCGCTTGATGGGCGGCGCGGCGATCGATATTATGGGCGTTCCGCTTCCGGATGAGACGCTAAATGCCGCTAAATCAAGCGACGCGGTGCTTTTCGGTGCGATCGGTGGCGCGAAATGGGACGGCCTGCCGCGCGAACTGCGCCCCGAAAGCGGGCTACTGAAAATTCGCAAAGAGCTTGGAGCGTTTGCAAACCTGCGCCCTGCGATGATTTTTGATGAGCTGATAAACGCTTCGACGCTAAAACCGGAGATCATCAAAGGCGTCGATATAATGGTGGTGCGCGAGCTTACGGGCGGGATTTATTTCGGGCAGCCGCGCGCAAAAAACGAAAAGGATGCGCTAAATACGATGTGCTACAACGCCGCCGAGATCGAGCGCGTCGCAAAAGTTGCCTTTGAGGCTGCGCTTTTGCGAAACAAAAAGATAACGCTCGTGGATAAGGCCAACGTGCTTGAAACAAGCCAGCTGTGGCGCGAGGTCGTAAGCGAGCTAGCCAAAGATTATGCGGGGATAAATTTGGAGTTTATGTACGTTGATAACGCCGCAATGCAGCTCGTGCGGGCGCCTGCGCAGTTTGATGTGATTTTGACGGAGAATTTGTTCGGCGATATTTTAAGCGATGAGGCGAGCATGATCTGCGGCTCGATCGGATTGCTTCCGAGTGCGAGTATCGGCGGTAAGGTAGGCATCTACGAGCCGATCCACGGCAGCGCGCCCGACATCGCGGGGCAGGGTATCGCAAACCCGATCGCTACGATCTTAAGCGCTGCGATGATGCTGAAATACGCATTCGGCGAAAATGAGGCCGCAGCCGCGATCGAAAGCGCCGTGCGCGCTGTGCTTCGCGACGGATACCGCACTAAGGATATAGCGCAGTACGACGCCAAAGAAATTTGCTCGACCGCAGAGATCGGCTCGATCATCGCAGATTACGCGGCTAAGGCTTAG
- a CDS encoding 3-isopropylmalate dehydratase small subunit produces MAKVWKFGDDIDTDIIIAARYLNTSDAAVLATHIMEDADRDFSSKIARGDIIVAGKNFGCGSSREHAPMALKAAGISCVIAKNFARIFYRNSFNTGFLILECDETDKIAQGDELSIDLKGGVIKNLTQKTEYKFGAIPEFMQKLLDAGGAINYAKTKINL; encoded by the coding sequence ATGGCAAAAGTATGGAAATTCGGCGACGATATCGACACCGACATCATTATCGCGGCGCGCTACCTAAATACCTCCGACGCAGCGGTGCTTGCGACGCACATCATGGAGGATGCGGACAGGGATTTTTCGTCCAAAATAGCTCGCGGCGATATCATCGTAGCGGGGAAAAATTTCGGCTGCGGCAGCTCGCGAGAGCACGCTCCGATGGCGCTTAAGGCTGCTGGAATTTCATGCGTGATCGCAAAAAACTTCGCTAGGATTTTTTATCGAAACAGCTTCAATACGGGCTTTTTGATCCTCGAATGCGACGAGACGGATAAGATCGCGCAGGGCGACGAGCTTAGCATCGATCTAAAGGGCGGCGTAATTAAAAATTTAACTCAAAAAACTGAGTATAAATTCGGCGCGATACCGGAGTTTATGCAAAAGCTACTTGACGCGGGCGGAGCGATAAATTACGCAAAAACAAAGATAAACTTGTAA
- the rpoD gene encoding RNA polymerase sigma factor RpoD, which yields MASPKDALSPIEQFFDDNQKSYITYERLIKFFDKAPTATAVKKVEALTKKFDVELISAAEISKIKNLEDAKLKEATQKKLLDEGWDEEFDLSSDVELLEWSRSDSPVRMYLREMGQIPLLTKEEEIEISKKIELGEDIIIDAFCSVPYLIDFILDYKEPLINRERRVKELFKSFDDSDEEGEEEDEEELSEEDYDDEEDEESADEAKQRRSRKNDKRALKVIESFKALEKAKKDWMKFAEKNAEAIKQSKGILSKLNLAFKKKILKEKLMDLGPTSKLITEIVKSMETALKSDEGFEKELKRLEYKLPMFSAELRENHKKILKEITRLSKDDIIARVPEATMVSTYVDIKKLFLTKEASKKSFNLEPERLKEILEQIKRGKRISDNAKARMAKSNLRLVVSIAKRYTNRGLPFLDLIQEGNIGLMKAVDKFEYKRGYKFSTYATWWIRQAISRAIADQARTIRIPIHMIETINRINKITRKYMQEGGKEPDINVIAQEVGLSVDKVKQVIKITKEPISLEAPIGNEDDGKFGDFVEDKSSVSPIEQILKSDLKEQIDDILEQLNDRERTVIRMRFGLLDDESDRTLEEIGKELNITRERVRQIESSAIKKLKHPKIGRKLKTYIES from the coding sequence ATGGCGAGCCCAAAAGACGCCTTAAGCCCCATCGAGCAATTTTTCGACGATAATCAAAAAAGCTACATCACCTACGAAAGACTGATAAAATTTTTCGACAAAGCCCCCACTGCGACGGCCGTTAAGAAGGTCGAAGCGCTTACGAAAAAATTCGACGTCGAGCTGATCTCCGCCGCAGAAATCTCTAAAATCAAAAATTTAGAGGACGCAAAACTCAAAGAAGCGACGCAAAAAAAGCTGCTGGATGAGGGCTGGGACGAGGAGTTTGATCTATCCAGCGACGTCGAGCTTTTGGAGTGGAGCCGTTCGGACAGCCCTGTGCGGATGTATCTGCGCGAAATGGGACAGATCCCGCTGCTGACGAAAGAAGAGGAGATCGAGATCAGCAAAAAAATTGAGCTCGGCGAGGACATCATCATCGACGCGTTTTGCTCGGTGCCGTACTTAATAGACTTTATTTTAGACTATAAAGAGCCGCTTATCAACCGCGAGCGCCGCGTAAAGGAACTTTTCAAGAGCTTTGACGACAGCGACGAAGAGGGTGAAGAGGAGGACGAAGAGGAACTATCGGAGGAGGATTACGACGACGAGGAGGATGAGGAAAGTGCGGACGAGGCGAAGCAAAGGCGCTCTAGAAAGAACGATAAGCGCGCTCTAAAGGTCATCGAAAGCTTCAAGGCTCTTGAAAAAGCCAAAAAGGACTGGATGAAATTTGCCGAGAAAAACGCCGAGGCGATTAAGCAGAGCAAGGGAATTTTATCGAAGCTAAACTTGGCGTTTAAAAAGAAAATTTTAAAAGAAAAGCTCATGGATCTGGGGCCTACGAGCAAGCTCATCACCGAGATCGTAAAATCGATGGAGACCGCGCTAAAAAGCGACGAGGGCTTTGAGAAGGAGCTCAAACGCCTAGAATATAAGCTACCGATGTTTAGCGCCGAACTGCGCGAAAATCACAAAAAAATTCTAAAAGAGATCACGAGGCTTAGCAAAGACGACATCATCGCGCGCGTGCCGGAAGCTACGATGGTCTCGACCTATGTCGATATAAAAAAGCTCTTTTTGACAAAAGAAGCTAGCAAAAAAAGCTTCAACCTCGAGCCCGAGCGGCTGAAAGAAATTTTAGAGCAAATTAAGCGCGGCAAGCGCATCAGCGACAATGCAAAGGCACGCATGGCGAAGTCCAATCTGCGCCTGGTAGTCTCTATCGCTAAGCGCTACACCAACCGCGGGTTGCCGTTTTTAGACCTCATCCAGGAGGGCAATATCGGGCTTATGAAGGCGGTGGATAAATTTGAATACAAGCGCGGCTATAAATTTTCGACATACGCGACGTGGTGGATCCGCCAGGCGATCAGCCGCGCCATCGCCGATCAAGCGCGCACGATCCGCATCCCAATCCATATGATCGAGACGATAAATCGAATTAATAAAATCACGCGCAAATATATGCAAGAAGGCGGCAAGGAGCCCGATATCAACGTCATCGCGCAAGAAGTAGGCCTTAGCGTCGATAAAGTAAAGCAGGTCATCAAAATCACAAAGGAGCCGATCAGCCTAGAAGCGCCGATCGGAAACGAGGACGACGGTAAATTCGGCGATTTCGTCGAGGATAAAAGCTCGGTTTCGCCGATCGAGCAAATTTTAAAATCCGACCTAAAAGAGCAGATCGACGATATCTTAGAACAGCTCAACGATCGCGAGCGCACGGTGATCCGCATGAGATTCGGACTGCTTGACGACGAGAGCGACCGCACGCTCGAAGAGATCGGCAAAGAGCTCAACATCACTCGCGAGCGCGTCCGCCAGATCGAAAGCTCAGCGATCAAAAAGCTAAAGCACCCAAAAATCGGCCGCAAACTCAAAACCTATATCGAGAGCTAG